One Candidatus Korarchaeum sp. DNA segment encodes these proteins:
- a CDS encoding radical SAM protein: protein MLPPIASMLTSAMEHPGRISLVIFLPYCNFNCLSCHNRDLIEGRFEPLPVEKLIWELRNNFIVDFIVISGGEPTIHGKGLEELIDLIRKEREDLPIRVDSNGSSPEVLEGIADAVDGLAIDVKASPFRREKYEFVIRREFEVEKLIRSVEIASRLKYTVFRTVKYPWLTEEDLEEIKEFLSVYGGGKPHLLNPYLEPPDGS from the coding sequence ATGCTCCCACCGATCGCCTCGATGCTCACCTCGGCTATGGAGCACCCTGGAAGGATCTCACTGGTCATTTTCCTGCCCTACTGCAACTTCAACTGCCTCTCCTGCCACAACAGGGACCTGATCGAGGGGAGATTCGAACCTTTGCCTGTGGAAAAGCTCATATGGGAGCTTAGGAACAATTTCATAGTGGATTTCATCGTTATAAGCGGTGGAGAACCAACGATACACGGGAAGGGGCTCGAGGAATTGATAGATCTCATAAGGAAGGAGAGGGAAGATCTTCCGATAAGGGTGGACTCAAACGGCTCCTCTCCGGAAGTGTTGGAGGGGATAGCCGATGCTGTTGATGGCCTCGCCATAGACGTGAAGGCGTCCCCGTTCAGGAGGGAGAAGTACGAGTTCGTCATAAGGAGGGAGTTCGAAGTTGAGAAGCTCATTAGATCCGTGGAGATCGCCTCAAGGCTCAAGTACACGGTGTTCAGGACGGTCAAGTATCCCTGGTTGACCGAGGAGGACTTGGAGGAGATAAAGGAGTTCCTATCCGTCTACGGAGGCGGGAAACCCCACCTCCTGAACCCCTACCTGGAGCCCCCGGATGGGTCCTAA
- the nrdD gene encoding anaerobic ribonucleoside-triphosphate reductase — protein sequence MMVVNGLEELFSLIEGYLSRDDNSRHNANLIYSLPSLAGMLSSYVQREYYLRRVLTERQRLLHEEGWWYHHQMAQLSPYCAGFSALDIMKHGLQSLNPFSVRSRPPRHLRTFLDQAANFILKVSQEVSGAVALNDLTSVAAAYLWYEREVLGKELKYDDVRNAFQSFIYNINLDFRSGNSPFTNVTITIGGPSPALLDEPIPLNTLLRPRRFAELPKDYYDEVNEALLDVMAEGDAEGKPWTFPLITIYVTDDFDWSSRVFERFLELMDNFGGLYFENYLSEPFLDERWRERVEGLEPRDPRLQRSFCCRFQVDLSELTRIPHTGSIFGNVSGVGSIGVITLNFNRLAYLHRGDLSSLLEHLDLLLEEARDALNRKREFIMRHRQLYPTFFYYVDGSLRTYFNTISLGGGHEGLVNFGIREGILSEEGLSLARKVAKHILERIREFQEADGVAWNFEYAPMETAAGYLARKDLEFVRSLREGREPTLFRDIVRSRVSAWGSVPDIYVSASEERPILTSGFQPPFSERSVSKLVYVSAHTQNYATGGSVLHLFLGERVDVEVKRELVRRIFSRYPVKYMTITPTLTICNSCRGRYVGEHLKCPVCGSDDTTVYSRVVGYFRPIARRIRRRDAEGGIYEGEENVWQESRRADWVTRGILAEEEVTGSLRDL from the coding sequence ATGATGGTCGTCAACGGGTTGGAGGAGCTCTTCTCCCTCATAGAGGGATACCTGAGTAGGGATGATAACAGCAGGCACAACGCTAACCTGATATACTCCCTTCCCTCCCTCGCGGGGATGCTCTCCAGCTATGTCCAGAGGGAGTACTACCTCAGGAGGGTGCTCACCGAGAGACAGAGGCTCCTGCACGAGGAGGGATGGTGGTATCACCATCAGATGGCTCAGCTCAGCCCGTACTGCGCTGGCTTCTCAGCCCTAGATATAATGAAGCACGGTCTTCAGTCTCTGAACCCCTTCAGCGTGAGATCCAGGCCTCCCAGGCACCTCAGGACCTTCCTGGATCAGGCAGCTAACTTCATACTGAAGGTGAGCCAGGAGGTCTCCGGAGCCGTCGCCCTGAACGACCTCACCTCCGTCGCAGCAGCTTACCTCTGGTACGAGAGGGAGGTACTGGGGAAGGAGCTCAAGTACGATGATGTGAGGAACGCTTTTCAATCTTTCATCTACAACATAAACCTGGATTTCAGAAGCGGTAATTCACCGTTCACGAACGTGACCATAACGATAGGAGGACCATCTCCAGCTTTGCTAGATGAACCCATACCCCTAAACACGCTCCTCCGCCCGAGGAGGTTCGCTGAGCTACCTAAGGATTACTACGATGAGGTCAATGAGGCTTTGCTTGACGTGATGGCTGAGGGGGATGCGGAGGGGAAGCCCTGGACCTTCCCCCTTATAACTATCTACGTGACGGACGACTTCGACTGGAGCTCGAGGGTTTTCGAGAGGTTCCTCGAGCTGATGGATAACTTCGGCGGTCTTTACTTCGAGAACTACCTGAGCGAGCCTTTCCTGGATGAGAGGTGGAGGGAGAGGGTGGAGGGGCTCGAGCCCAGGGACCCGAGGCTTCAGAGGTCCTTCTGCTGCAGGTTCCAGGTGGACCTGAGCGAGCTCACGAGGATACCCCACACGGGCTCCATATTCGGGAACGTCTCGGGAGTCGGTTCCATCGGCGTGATAACGCTGAACTTCAACAGGCTAGCTTACCTCCATAGGGGTGATCTGAGCTCCCTGCTCGAGCACCTCGATTTGCTGCTCGAGGAAGCGAGGGATGCCCTGAACAGGAAGAGGGAGTTCATAATGAGGCATAGGCAGCTCTACCCAACTTTCTTCTACTACGTCGATGGTTCGCTGAGGACCTACTTCAACACGATATCCTTAGGAGGGGGTCACGAGGGCCTGGTGAACTTCGGGATAAGGGAGGGGATCCTCTCGGAGGAGGGGCTCAGTTTAGCTAGGAAAGTGGCTAAGCACATACTTGAGAGGATAAGGGAATTTCAGGAAGCTGATGGGGTCGCTTGGAACTTCGAGTATGCCCCTATGGAGACCGCAGCGGGTTACTTAGCTAGGAAGGACCTTGAGTTCGTAAGATCTCTGAGGGAGGGGAGAGAGCCGACTCTATTCAGGGACATCGTGCGATCCAGGGTGAGCGCTTGGGGGAGCGTGCCCGACATTTACGTCTCAGCTTCCGAGGAGAGACCTATCCTGACTTCAGGCTTCCAACCCCCTTTCAGTGAGAGGAGCGTATCCAAGCTCGTTTACGTCTCAGCCCACACTCAGAACTACGCTACAGGGGGCTCCGTCCTTCACCTCTTCCTGGGGGAGAGGGTCGATGTCGAGGTGAAGAGGGAGCTCGTCAGGAGGATCTTCTCCAGGTACCCGGTCAAGTACATGACCATAACGCCCACCCTTACCATCTGTAACTCCTGCAGGGGTAGGTACGTCGGAGAGCACCTCAAGTGCCCCGTGTGCGGGAGCGATGACACCACCGTTTACTCCAGGGTGGTCGGTTACTTCAGGCCGATAGCCAGGAGGATAAGGAGGAGGGATGCTGAAGGGGGGATCTACGAGGGGGAGGAGAACGTCTGGCAGGAATCCAGGAGGGCCGATTGGGTCACTAGGGGCATATTAGCCGAGGAGGAGGTAACTGGCTCGCTGAGGGACCTCTGA
- a CDS encoding transglutaminase domain-containing protein produces the protein MRSVSVPLPVLVILSALVISLSVVALRPPGVVTQTSTTTPPWVRDLNRSYNELLSAYRELNLSHESLLNERESLRKGLRELNESYNELLISFTNLKAENERLRSDYSKLLREYDELSRSYAVLKEEQARTLSELNNLRSEYSRLESSYNDLRDRYSKLVDDYNKLVESYNLLKSYHSSAKQVRWYHSEARRRIESNWFKEILVLWRTWYTLKSDLRALLTSDTFDQSVTTMFAEMVRRDLYYNEGLYRSLVHEWLRDHPARTQEELANEIVRLFYSLNHTYANPGVDEPNAMIPMFPIELLAYGLGDCEDHAMLLAALYRSAGFSVRIITVPRHAALQIYLNGRWRFLEATIHFNGVNDPPCSFYSSLTVDDLEEVFLADYRGVRYLYAEV, from the coding sequence TTGAGGTCTGTATCAGTTCCCCTACCCGTCCTCGTGATCCTCTCGGCGCTAGTGATATCGCTAAGCGTAGTCGCCCTGAGACCCCCTGGGGTCGTGACTCAGACCTCCACCACAACTCCTCCTTGGGTGAGGGACCTCAACAGGAGCTATAACGAGCTCCTCTCAGCTTACCGGGAGCTCAACCTCTCCCACGAGTCGCTCCTCAACGAGAGGGAGTCCCTGAGGAAGGGCTTGAGGGAGCTCAACGAGTCCTATAACGAGCTACTGATCTCCTTCACGAACCTGAAGGCCGAGAACGAGAGGCTGAGGAGCGATTACTCGAAGCTCCTCAGGGAGTATGACGAGCTCAGTAGGAGCTACGCCGTGCTCAAGGAGGAGCAAGCTAGGACCTTAAGCGAACTGAACAACCTGAGATCGGAGTACAGCAGACTCGAGAGCAGCTACAATGATCTGAGGGATAGGTACAGTAAGCTAGTCGATGACTACAACAAGCTAGTTGAGTCCTACAACCTCCTCAAGAGCTACCACTCCTCGGCCAAGCAGGTCAGGTGGTATCACTCGGAGGCAAGGAGGAGGATAGAGAGCAACTGGTTTAAGGAAATCTTAGTCCTATGGAGGACCTGGTATACCCTGAAGAGTGATCTGAGGGCTCTGCTCACCTCCGATACCTTCGATCAAAGCGTGACGACCATGTTCGCTGAGATGGTGAGGAGGGACCTCTACTACAACGAGGGGCTATACAGGAGCTTGGTGCATGAGTGGTTGAGGGATCACCCCGCTAGAACACAGGAGGAGCTCGCTAACGAGATAGTTAGGCTCTTCTATTCCTTGAATCACACTTACGCAAATCCGGGAGTGGATGAGCCGAACGCCATGATTCCCATGTTCCCTATAGAGCTCCTAGCATACGGGTTAGGGGACTGCGAGGACCATGCGATGCTCCTAGCCGCTCTGTACAGGTCAGCGGGCTTCAGCGTTAGGATAATAACTGTACCCAGGCATGCAGCTCTCCAGATATATTTAAACGGTAGATGGAGATTTCTAGAAGCTACTATACACTTCAACGGGGTTAATGACCCTCCCTGCTCCTTCTACTCGAGCCTAACGGTCGATGACCTGGAGGAGGTGTTCCTAGCTGACTACAGAGGGGTAAGGTACCTCTACGCTGAGGTCTGA
- the brxL gene encoding BREX system Lon protease-like protein BrxL, giving the protein MPYRDEWDDDIEVEVDLSSVRASTLPEELERKLLMLFDPSCLVEKGIHLNLAAYKIPRYIEEYIILKSCIDLPPPECARKVVEVLREFRPEPEERDLILNRIMMQGEQLVLDMFKVVTDIKHEVHRLEIPVLNLRKAMVVPKILEENEELLRCGVWGIAKLVFDSERSYGDHKSEPVLMKEFYPYEVSSFDLESFREVRSNFTDEEWMSILIQSLGLNPATYNFEQKVLLLMRLVPLVEPNVNMMEFGPRATGKTFLYRNVSHRVRVISGGKATPAELFYNKSTKTVGLIGLMDAVVFDEVNYLRLEGTEEMLGKLKDYMESGNYERGGKQVASDCSLIFIGNSDLIPYSAPDVDSFLPAFAKDPALMDRIHGMLPGWGLPKISKSQEHIARGKGLSLDLLGYAFHELRKIDASTVAREFIEFGENVTIRDERAVIKLISGALKLVYPDLRIRERATVERIVKLAVGMRKLVSDWLNWKLPHEYPHRLEVKFRWSPALP; this is encoded by the coding sequence ATGCCGTACCGCGACGAGTGGGACGATGACATCGAGGTGGAGGTGGATCTCTCCTCAGTCAGGGCATCTACCTTGCCCGAGGAGCTGGAGAGGAAGCTCCTCATGCTCTTCGATCCCAGCTGCCTCGTCGAGAAGGGGATCCACCTCAATTTAGCTGCCTATAAGATACCACGCTACATAGAGGAGTACATCATACTGAAGAGCTGCATCGACCTACCGCCTCCCGAGTGCGCCAGGAAGGTGGTGGAGGTACTGAGGGAGTTCAGGCCGGAGCCCGAGGAGAGGGACCTCATTCTCAATAGGATAATGATGCAAGGAGAGCAATTAGTACTTGACATGTTCAAGGTGGTCACGGATATAAAGCACGAGGTCCACAGGTTGGAGATACCCGTCCTCAACCTCAGGAAAGCCATGGTGGTCCCCAAGATACTGGAGGAGAACGAAGAGCTCCTGAGGTGCGGAGTTTGGGGCATAGCGAAACTGGTCTTTGACAGTGAGAGGAGTTACGGCGATCATAAATCTGAACCGGTCCTCATGAAGGAGTTCTACCCTTATGAAGTCAGCAGTTTCGACTTAGAGTCCTTCAGGGAAGTTAGATCGAACTTCACGGATGAGGAGTGGATGTCCATACTTATCCAGAGCTTGGGACTCAATCCAGCCACTTATAACTTCGAGCAGAAGGTCCTGCTTCTCATGAGGTTGGTCCCACTGGTGGAACCGAACGTCAACATGATGGAGTTCGGTCCCAGGGCCACTGGGAAGACCTTCCTCTACAGGAACGTCTCCCACAGGGTCAGGGTGATATCCGGGGGCAAGGCAACTCCGGCTGAGCTCTTCTACAACAAATCAACGAAGACAGTCGGGTTAATAGGCCTAATGGACGCTGTTGTATTCGATGAGGTGAACTACCTGAGGCTGGAGGGAACGGAGGAGATGTTGGGTAAGCTGAAGGACTACATGGAGAGCGGGAACTACGAGAGAGGAGGGAAGCAGGTAGCCTCCGATTGTTCCCTCATCTTCATAGGAAACTCCGATCTGATACCCTACTCGGCTCCCGACGTGGACAGCTTCCTCCCGGCCTTCGCGAAGGACCCGGCGCTGATGGATAGGATACACGGTATGCTCCCTGGATGGGGGTTGCCCAAGATAAGCAAGTCTCAGGAGCACATAGCCAGGGGGAAGGGTCTCTCCTTGGATCTCCTGGGTTACGCCTTTCACGAGTTGAGGAAGATAGATGCCTCAACCGTAGCCAGGGAGTTCATCGAGTTCGGCGAGAACGTCACGATAAGGGATGAGAGGGCTGTAATAAAGCTGATCTCAGGGGCTCTGAAGCTGGTATATCCTGACCTCAGGATAAGGGAACGCGCTACGGTTGAGAGGATCGTCAAGCTAGCCGTGGGAATGAGGAAGCTAGTCAGCGATTGGTTGAACTGGAAGTTACCTCACGAGTATCCTCACAGACTGGAGGTAAAGTTCAGATGGTCTCCGGCACTGCCCTGA
- the csx1 gene encoding CRISPR-associated CARF protein Csx1: protein MRSLIVATWGDPFAWREARYKLADSTHKGVTSLSALKEELSPDRMVVLAPETLLSPSQRSAESMKRYQGKLLKEELHGLSGQEHPEWYESLLRSLKEALLRFCEEKLKVKPEVVITPNLGEYSGVEWIIRAEVSPDSAYAAFALLSILSAASELADGDALRVALDTTHGINFMPLAAYRATLAACRVIAAAYHIKVVFEQYNSTPYPLGASDTPELKIFKVREEVITPMKAAQRLVYSYVSREKVHHVYFADPRAEEVRGNFKWLSEIHENTGPLAAAIHYSMPLAFLQFPSEPERSDVDLMKLLSLVSIQEMGSKVRVEHLAVPKYEDFKSSLSAYALASYGRRAPRVWGSVRASLRPP from the coding sequence ATGAGGAGCCTGATCGTGGCCACCTGGGGTGATCCGTTCGCCTGGAGGGAGGCCAGATACAAGCTGGCGGACTCTACCCATAAGGGTGTCACGAGCCTCTCCGCGTTGAAGGAGGAGCTCTCCCCCGATAGGATGGTCGTCCTCGCCCCTGAGACACTGCTCTCCCCATCGCAGAGGTCGGCGGAGAGCATGAAGAGGTATCAGGGGAAGCTTCTGAAGGAGGAGCTTCACGGCCTCAGCGGACAGGAGCATCCTGAGTGGTATGAATCGCTCCTCCGAAGTCTGAAGGAAGCTCTCCTCCGATTCTGCGAGGAGAAGCTAAAAGTTAAGCCTGAGGTCGTGATCACGCCGAACCTAGGGGAGTACAGCGGGGTCGAGTGGATCATCAGGGCTGAGGTGAGCCCTGACTCAGCCTACGCTGCCTTCGCTCTGCTCTCGATCCTCTCGGCGGCCTCTGAACTGGCTGATGGGGATGCGCTGAGGGTAGCCCTGGACACAACTCACGGGATCAACTTCATGCCCCTGGCAGCTTACAGAGCCACGCTAGCTGCCTGTAGGGTGATAGCCGCAGCTTATCACATCAAAGTGGTGTTCGAGCAGTACAACAGCACTCCCTACCCGCTCGGGGCCTCAGATACTCCTGAGCTGAAGATCTTCAAGGTGAGGGAGGAGGTCATCACCCCCATGAAAGCTGCTCAGAGACTGGTTTACAGCTACGTCTCCAGGGAGAAGGTCCATCACGTCTACTTCGCTGACCCGAGAGCTGAGGAGGTAAGGGGGAATTTCAAGTGGCTCAGCGAGATTCATGAGAATACGGGGCCCTTGGCTGCGGCGATACACTACAGCATGCCCCTGGCCTTCCTGCAGTTCCCCTCGGAACCGGAGCGGAGTGATGTGGACCTGATGAAGCTGCTCTCCCTGGTAAGCATTCAGGAGATGGGGAGTAAGGTGAGGGTGGAGCATCTAGCCGTTCCGAAGTACGAGGACTTCAAGAGCTCCCTCTCAGCCTATGCCCTGGCCTCGTACGGGAGGAGGGCGCCGAGAGTATGGGGTTCGGTAAGGGCATCGTTGAGGCCTCCTTAG
- a CDS encoding nucleotidyltransferase domain-containing protein, which yields MGFEFTLELARRFMEFRRDWRSHAELIRELAFELFGENLVGVYVFGSTIRGDHGALSDIDVAVVLKEVVDEESRARLMSLVRRRLGAPHPFELHVITEREWVDWYSRFVKGEFVEV from the coding sequence ATGGGCTTTGAGTTCACACTCGAGCTTGCCAGGAGGTTCATGGAGTTCAGGAGGGATTGGCGTTCTCACGCTGAGTTGATCAGGGAACTGGCGTTTGAGCTCTTCGGAGAAAATTTAGTGGGTGTTTACGTTTTTGGGAGTACTATCAGGGGTGATCATGGGGCGTTAAGTGATATAGATGTTGCCGTAGTTTTGAAGGAGGTAGTTGATGAGGAGTCGAGGGCGAGGCTCATGTCTCTGGTGAGGAGGAGGCTCGGCGCCCCTCATCCCTTCGAGCTACACGTGATCACGGAGAGGGAGTGGGTGGACTGGTACTCCAGGTTCGTGAAGGGAGAATTCGTCGAGGTCTGA
- a CDS encoding HEPN domain-containing protein yields MEFLRRNAEYFERKALEAFEEKAYGFAVYFAEQALQLYLKYILAKEVGDSPRRISHSSSGLSAGSMNMPRPSTRRTQMSSIYSRTPT; encoded by the coding sequence ATGGAGTTCCTCAGGAGGAACGCTGAGTACTTCGAGAGAAAGGCCCTTGAGGCTTTTGAGGAGAAAGCTTACGGGTTTGCGGTCTACTTCGCTGAGCAGGCCCTTCAGCTCTACTTGAAGTACATCCTAGCAAAGGAGGTCGGTGATTCCCCGAGACGCATATCTCACAGCTCTTCAGGGCTCTCAGCAGGATCGATGAACATGCCGAGGCCTTCTACGAGGAGAACGCAGATGTCCTCGATATACTCGAGGACTCCTACATAG
- the cmr6 gene encoding type III-B CRISPR module RAMP protein Cmr6 produces the protein MKGYGELAQKLWEELRGIPDVNISLLIGLWTNPSYIKSYVQGKSRLKLWKDLTNQSKIPSTYDEFINTLKSMKLPGYKLIVEAYRTKTRLIVGSGITGWEVPLVSLLEPFGVPWVPGSSLKGAMETTALNQLEEKLERGEASIGELVAKPSLLACKESSKESEGYCLWKYRELKLDQMKGDLKKIGILFGTKEFRGSMVVLGGFLEKAPKEGFLTIDVITPHYKRYYEGEEEWPHEHLDPVPLTFPAVREGTTFSFPLFIKEELDKSYEEYAKEVLHITLTRTGVGGKTSAGYGVFDRMQS, from the coding sequence ATGAAGGGATACGGGGAGCTGGCTCAGAAGTTATGGGAGGAGTTACGGGGGATCCCTGACGTGAATATCTCCCTTTTAATCGGTCTCTGGACAAATCCATCCTACATAAAATCCTACGTCCAGGGAAAATCCAGGCTTAAGCTTTGGAAGGATCTCACTAATCAGTCAAAGATTCCATCGACTTACGATGAGTTCATCAATACCCTTAAAAGCATGAAACTCCCAGGCTACAAGCTGATCGTTGAGGCCTACAGAACCAAGACCAGGCTCATCGTGGGTTCGGGGATCACGGGTTGGGAGGTCCCCCTTGTCTCTCTCCTTGAGCCCTTCGGCGTACCCTGGGTGCCCGGCTCCTCCCTCAAGGGTGCTATGGAGACCACGGCGCTGAATCAGCTGGAGGAGAAGCTCGAGAGGGGAGAGGCATCTATTGGGGAACTGGTCGCCAAGCCGAGTCTCTTAGCGTGTAAGGAGTCTTCCAAGGAATCGGAGGGATACTGCTTATGGAAGTACAGAGAGCTCAAGTTGGATCAAATGAAGGGTGATCTCAAGAAGATAGGGATCCTGTTTGGGACGAAGGAGTTCAGAGGATCCATGGTAGTTCTAGGGGGGTTCTTGGAGAAAGCGCCCAAGGAGGGCTTCCTGACAATCGACGTGATCACCCCTCACTACAAGCGGTACTACGAGGGGGAGGAGGAATGGCCTCATGAGCATTTGGATCCAGTTCCCCTGACCTTCCCGGCGGTTAGGGAGGGGACGACCTTCTCCTTCCCGCTCTTCATTAAGGAGGAGCTCGATAAGAGCTATGAGGAGTACGCTAAGGAAGTTCTACACATCACACTGACGAGGACTGGTGTAGGGGGGAAGACTAGCGCTGGTTATGGGGTCTTCGACAGGATGCAATCTTGA
- the cmr1 gene encoding type III-B CRISPR module RAMP protein Cmr1, whose product MRVSVTLSTISPVSWGGAVCADPLVVRIPSIRGSLRRWYRWYLASVSKPDPERIRSEESEVFGTVHEGAKRSSVKIQFGSLKYEGLCMDEDEPFLWPLRRQGRTFYTLDFELIMEGRQEYLIKVVKALSLNLSLSGFGYRSNRGYGSFKISFNENDLGKFEEVRDLLKITKEITNAPTAISWKNSLKELLKKLKVRKLDEPELYEIQNLSNCYIVSRGEYTDWRNALLDLERRLRDAERELRIERGNDVDYRVLLGSPILDPYGRRRLVWKKRRSSPLVIGVGERYIRGVLFLSKDYPKSVLGHFKDKDLLKCFGRVREELERVGLDVQWVGELL is encoded by the coding sequence ATGAGGGTAAGCGTGACCCTCAGTACTATATCCCCGGTCTCCTGGGGAGGTGCCGTGTGTGCAGATCCGCTCGTCGTCAGGATACCGTCGATAAGGGGCAGCCTGAGGAGGTGGTACAGGTGGTACCTAGCCTCAGTCTCAAAGCCGGATCCAGAGAGAATAAGGAGTGAGGAGAGCGAAGTCTTCGGAACGGTTCACGAAGGTGCTAAGAGATCATCCGTCAAGATCCAGTTCGGCTCCCTGAAGTATGAGGGGCTATGTATGGACGAAGACGAACCCTTCCTCTGGCCCTTGAGGAGGCAGGGAAGGACCTTTTACACGCTCGATTTCGAGCTGATAATGGAGGGGAGGCAGGAATATCTTATAAAGGTCGTAAAGGCCTTATCCCTTAACCTCTCCCTATCGGGATTCGGTTACAGGTCGAACAGGGGATACGGTAGCTTCAAGATCTCTTTCAACGAGAATGACCTAGGAAAATTTGAGGAAGTCCGTGATCTCCTTAAAATTACTAAAGAAATAACAAATGCCCCGACAGCAATTTCCTGGAAGAATAGCCTAAAAGAACTCCTTAAAAAGCTGAAAGTGAGGAAATTAGATGAGCCCGAGCTCTACGAGATCCAGAACCTCTCGAACTGCTACATAGTGAGCAGAGGCGAGTACACAGATTGGAGGAACGCCTTATTGGATCTCGAGAGGAGGTTGAGGGATGCCGAAAGAGAGCTGAGGATCGAAAGGGGCAACGATGTGGACTATAGGGTCCTCCTAGGGTCACCTATCTTGGATCCCTACGGGAGGAGGAGGCTTGTGTGGAAGAAGAGGAGGTCCTCACCCCTCGTGATCGGCGTAGGGGAGAGATACATCAGGGGAGTGCTCTTCTTATCCAAGGACTATCCGAAAAGCGTCCTTGGCCACTTCAAGGATAAAGATCTCCTGAAGTGTTTTGGTAGGGTGAGGGAAGAGCTAGAGAGAGTAGGATTGGACGTTCAGTGGGTGGGTGAGCTCCTATGA
- the cmr5 gene encoding type III-B CRISPR module-associated protein Cmr5: MEDLERGRLLEAIKLVSSVKGSNMEREFLSLARRLPTLLMSSGLLLTAAYLQKRSKEKKEDSSENRILEFMKDWFKRKKLIPQDNEDKRDLLNHLLELEPLKLSILYDEAIWIAEALKIVAEAMLEGES, encoded by the coding sequence ATGGAGGACCTCGAGAGGGGGAGGCTGTTAGAGGCCATTAAGCTGGTCTCTAGCGTAAAGGGAAGTAATATGGAGAGGGAATTCCTCTCATTGGCCAGGAGATTGCCGACCCTACTCATGAGCAGCGGTCTTCTCCTGACAGCAGCTTACCTCCAAAAGAGGAGCAAGGAGAAGAAGGAAGATTCTTCCGAAAATAGGATCTTGGAATTCATGAAGGATTGGTTTAAGAGGAAGAAGCTGATACCTCAGGATAATGAGGACAAGAGAGATCTTCTGAACCATCTACTCGAATTAGAACCCCTTAAACTGAGTATACTTTACGATGAAGCCATCTGGATTGCCGAAGCCCTGAAGATAGTTGCGGAGGCCATGTTAGAGGGGGAAAGCTGA
- the cmr4 gene encoding type III-B CRISPR module RAMP protein Cmr4 produces MSGSTVLGEVLGAAIPFLMRAVTPLHPGSGSRISGLADLPVQREAGTDIPVIYGSSLKGALRSWAVAKGMPKIEEIFGPPPGRGDEGMGKAVFLDAKLLFLPVRSFKGIYGWITSPFLLRRFERDIKLVEELSKTKIGINDFTLDLSDPKEDEAFGTGENLLKLTLDSGDAVILEDHVLRFVSREMKFLNIFKEIIDELRGRLVVVNDDNFKRLMRRAMEIIPHIEINKETGTVNNLWFQENLPVETMLYSVIFTTESLKGDVESLLEGFIHVGGDITTGLGFAKVYRF; encoded by the coding sequence ATGAGTGGATCCACCGTGTTGGGCGAGGTTCTTGGGGCGGCCATCCCCTTCCTGATGAGGGCCGTAACTCCGCTCCATCCGGGGAGCGGATCCAGGATCTCAGGTCTCGCTGACCTTCCGGTCCAGAGGGAGGCTGGGACGGACATACCGGTGATATACGGGAGCAGCCTGAAGGGAGCACTGAGGAGCTGGGCCGTCGCGAAGGGAATGCCAAAGATAGAGGAGATATTCGGGCCCCCACCGGGTAGAGGGGATGAGGGGATGGGAAAGGCCGTCTTCCTGGACGCCAAGCTGTTGTTCCTACCTGTGAGGAGCTTTAAGGGGATATACGGTTGGATCACATCACCGTTCTTACTTAGGAGGTTCGAAAGGGATATCAAGCTCGTGGAAGAGTTATCCAAGACCAAGATCGGGATTAACGACTTCACTCTAGACTTATCAGATCCGAAGGAGGATGAGGCATTCGGAACCGGTGAGAACTTGTTGAAGCTCACGTTAGATAGCGGAGATGCGGTCATCCTGGAGGACCACGTCCTGAGGTTCGTGAGCAGGGAGATGAAGTTCCTAAACATCTTCAAGGAAATCATAGATGAGCTGAGGGGGAGGCTGGTCGTGGTCAATGATGATAACTTCAAGAGACTGATGAGGAGGGCCATGGAGATCATCCCTCACATCGAAATAAATAAGGAGACAGGCACCGTGAACAACCTCTGGTTCCAGGAGAACCTGCCGGTGGAGACCATGCTCTACTCGGTGATATTCACCACTGAGAGCTTGAAGGGGGATGTGGAGTCCCTCTTGGAGGGTTTCATCCACGTGGGAGGGGACATAACGACAGGGCTCGGTTTCGCTAAGGTTTACAGGTTTTAG